The Candidatus Margulisiibacteriota bacterium genomic sequence TTAACGGCAGACTAGTTGCCTCGCTTAACGCGAGGCAAGATGGTACAGTTGACAGCTTCGGCGCCACGCTTCGCATGGCGCGCCAGTACAGACAAGCCAAACTGTCATTAAACGGAACGGCTGTCTGGCAACCTCACATTAGTTTACGGCAAACTGGTAAGCCGGGTTCTGTTTTTCAGACGATCATTTATCTAGGCTTGCCGTTGCCGGACAAGCTCAAGCAAGCAACCCGGGACTGTAACGAGGCGGGCGCTCTCGTCCTCTATTTGCTCTTGCTCCGCGCAGAGTTTACCTCTTTTCACTACAGCATTCTAAATAAAAGAACCTGTACATCGTCTCTGTGGCACTAGTCCTCGCCTTGCGGCCACAGTTGTTTTCCCCTGACGGAGAAAGACAACCGTCGCCAACGGCGGACACCCGTTAGGTGCTGCGCTGCCCGCGGGAGCCCGGACTTTCCTCGGCGGCTGATTAGCCGACGCGATCGTCTCGTCTGCCGCGGAGCAAGTATAGCAAATCTTTGTTGTTTTATCTGTGTTTTTTGTCGTACAGATACAGGCAAAAATATTCGGCAAAGCAGGCCGCCAGCGCGCCGAACGCCGCCAGGATCTCAGGAACGCCAAGACGTAGCAGCAAGCTCAAAAGCGCGATCAGCGTGAAGAGCGGCAAAAAAATCATTAAAAACAATAGGCGCCAGAAATAGGCTTTAGCGCAGGGCAGCTCGTCGGCTTTTCCGCGGCAAAGCTGGCAGCCGCCGCAGTTTTTCAGCATTGGCGCACAAACTGCCCGGCGGCCTGAAGCAAACGCGCCACTTCCGCGCCACTCGCCGCCTCGCAGTAAATGCGCAGCAGCGGTTCAGTCCCCGAGGCGCGGAATAATATCCAGCTCTCGTCAGTAAAATGAACTTTAATACCGTCAAATTTTTCTTTGTTTTTTACCGCTTTGGCCAAAAAATCCGGCGGCAAATCTTTTTCCAGAGTTTGCCTGGCTTTTTCTTTAAGCGCGTTATCCAGCTGCAAATCCAGCCGGTCATAACAATGCGCGCCGAAACGTTTTTCCAGATCCGCGTAAATTTGTTCCAGCGGTTTTTGTTCCTGCGCGGCCAGTTCGCAGAGGTACAGAGAATTGAGTATGCCGTCACGATCCGGAATATTGCCGGAAGCCGAATAGCCGCCGGATTCCTCGCCGCCGAGCAGCACGCCGCCTTTGAGTATCTCCTCGGCGATATATTTAAAGCCGATTTTCGTGACCACGACCTCACGCCGCAGCTCCGCGGCGAGTTTATCCAGCAGCCTGGTGCCGTTAAAAGCATGCACCAGTTTGCCCGGCTGTTGCAGATTTTCCGCGAAGTGATGGAACAAGATCGAAAAAACTTTTTGCGAATTGATAAATTGACCATCGCTGCCGCAGGCGCCGTTGCGGTCGGCGTCGCCGTCCAGGATCAGGCCGACGGCAAAATCCGCGCCAGATTTTTTAATGATTTCCATAAAGTCCGGCACATTAGCGGCCAGCGGCTCAGGATTGAAACCGCCAAACTGCGGGTCGCGCTGAGCGTTGATCTCCAGACTGTCTATGCCGTGCCGCGCCAGCAGGCCGGAGATGTAGCCGCTGCCCGAGCCGAAGAGGGGATCGATAAAGATCCGCAGGCCGCTCTTTTGGATTTTGGCAAAATCGACGCGCGCTTCTATGTATTTAAAAAACTCCTCTCGGGGATCATACAGCTCAAATTTACCGCCGGACTTTTTTACGGGGTTTTTGTCCAAAAAAGTCATGATGCCGTCGGTCGTCTCGGGGAAAGACGAACAGCCCTGCGGCTCTTTGACCTTGAAGCCATTGTACCGCGGCGGATTGTGCGACGCCGTGATCATCACGCCG encodes the following:
- a CDS encoding phosphoglucomutase/phosphomannomutase family protein, whose product is MTVKFGTDGWRDTMDGDFTLANVERLAQAYSDYYQNSGAADKGFFIGYDYRANSEIFARRTAEVLAANGCRAILAARACPTQVVSFVVREQSLAGGVMITASHNPPRYNGFKVKEPQGCSSFPETTDGIMTFLDKNPVKKSGGKFELYDPREEFFKYIEARVDFAKIQKSGLRIFIDPLFGSGSGYISGLLARHGIDSLEINAQRDPQFGGFNPEPLAANVPDFMEIIKKSGADFAVGLILDGDADRNGACGSDGQFINSQKVFSILFHHFAENLQQPGKLVHAFNGTRLLDKLAAELRREVVVTKIGFKYIAEEILKGGVLLGGEESGGYSASGNIPDRDGILNSLYLCELAAQEQKPLEQIYADLEKRFGAHCYDRLDLQLDNALKEKARQTLEKDLPPDFLAKAVKNKEKFDGIKVHFTDESWILFRASGTEPLLRIYCEAASGAEVARLLQAAGQFVRQC